Proteins encoded together in one Hevea brasiliensis isolate MT/VB/25A 57/8 chromosome 16, ASM3005281v1, whole genome shotgun sequence window:
- the LOC110653489 gene encoding auxin response factor 19 isoform X4, with amino-acid sequence MTLQPVPSFDKDALLRSDLSLKSNKAQTEFFCKTLTASDTSTHGGFSVPRRAAEKIFPPLDFSMQPPAQELVARDLHDNVWTFRHIYRGQPKRHLLTTGWSLFVSGKRLFAGDSVLFIRDEKQQLLLGIRRANKQPANLSSSVLSSDSMHIGILAAAAHAAANNSPFTVFYNPRASPSEFVIPLAKYYKAVYSNQISLGMRFRMMFETEESGTRRYMGTITGISDIDPVRWKNSQWRNLQVGWDESTAGERRNRVSIWEIEPVTAPFFICPPPFFRSKRPRQPGMPDDDSPDLDNLFKKSMPWLGDDFYMKDPQSVPGLSLLQCINMQQNPSLANAMPPNYMQSLSGSVLQNLTGPDLSHQLGLSAPQLPQPNNLQFNSQRLPLQSQQFDQLPKMQSSLNSLGSIIQSQQQLGDITQQSKQNLVTQTITSSQVQAQILQPQTLVQNTNILQQQPSLQSHQLPRNLPQTLQQQQNQQQHIVGQNQQQSVIQTQLPDQVNQHLQMSDNQIQIQLLQKLQQQQQSLLTQQSVLQQPSQFAQLQDPQRQLLEASQSFSRSMRPNQLLEMPQTTPNSLPQSNIIQQQMTKNGNQTNAQFSHMPQQLKLQQQQPGILSEMPGHMGLPPSSGVNHFSTVGSSILTAAAGAGISGITEELPSCSTSPSTNNCANMVHRVHQSTAIGDDMAQSAATLLSSNALETMSCSTNLVKDVQQKSDVKPSMNIAKNQNQGFFAPQTYQNGATAQTDYLDTSSSTTSVCVSQNDVHLQQNNNSSSYNPHSLLLRDISQDGKLQANPRNNVPYGANIDGQLGVLMNSDQVLTKSIIGLGKDLPNNLSSAGMISNCENSKDPQHELSSSMVSRSFGVPDMAFNSIDSTINDSSFLNRGPWAPPPQFQRMRTYTKVYKRGAVGRSIDITRYSGYDELKQDLARRFGIEGQLEDRHRIGWKLVYVDHENDVLLVGDDPWEEFVNCVRCIKILSPQEVQQMSLDGDFGNSVHPNQACSSSDNGNA; translated from the exons ATGACCCTCCAACCTGTTCCTTCT TTTGACAAAGATGCATTACTGAGATCAGATCTTTCACTGAAGTCAAATAAAGCACAAACAGAGTTTTTCTGTAAAACATTAACAGCAAGTGACACAAGTACTCATGGAGGCTTTTCTGTGCCCCGTCGTGCGGCTGAGAAGATTTTCCCCCCTCTT GATTTCTCCATGCAACCGCCTGCCCAAGAACTTGTAGCTAGGGATTTGCATGACAATGTCTGGACTTTCCGTCATATCTATCGTG GACAACCAAAGCGTCACTTGCTTACAACAGGTTGGAGCCTGTTTGTTAGTGGAAAGAGGCTATTTGCAGGTGATTCAGTTCTATTTATCAG AGATGAAAAGCAGCAACTTCTCTTGGGGATCAGGCGAGCAAATAAACAACCTGCTAATTTATCATCATCAGTGTTGTCAAGTGATAGCATGCACATTGGGATCCTAGCTGCCGCAGCCCATGCAGCAGCAAATAATAGTCCCTTCACAGTGTTTTATAATCCAAG GGCTAGTCCATCAGAATTTGTTATTCCTTTGGCCAAATATTACAAGGCAGTGTACAGTAACCAAATATCACTTGGCATGCGCTTTCGGATGATGTTTGAAACTGAAGAATCAGGAACAAGAAG GTATATGGGTACAATTACAGGAATTAGTGATATTGATCCTGTACGGTGGAAGAATTCACAATGGCGTAATTTACAG GTTGGATGGGATGAGTCAACTGCTGGGGAAAGACGCAATAGAGTCTCAATCTGGGAGATTGAACCAGTGACTGCTCCATTTTTCATATGCCCACCACCATTCTTTAGATCTAAGCGTCCAAGGCAACCTGGAATGCCAG ATGATGATTCCCCTGATTTAGATAACTTATTTAAGAAGTCAATGCCTTGGCTTGGCGACGATTTTTACATGAAAGATCCCCAGTCTGTACCTGGCCTGAGCTTACTGCAGTGTATTAACATGCAGCAAAACCCTTCCCTTGCTAATGCAATGCCGCCCAACTACATGCAATCTTTGTCAGGATCTGTTCTGCAGAACCTTACCGGGCCTGATCTTTCACATCAGTTGGGCTTGTCAGCACCACAGTTACCTCAGCCAAACAACTTACAGTTTAATTCCCAACGGCTGCCCCTGCAATCACAACAATTTGACCAGCTTCCAAAGATGCAATCTTCACTGAATTCACTAGGTTCCATCATACAGTCGCAGCAACAATTAGGTGATATCACTCAACAATCAAAGCAAAATTTGGTAACTCAAACTATAACATCAAGTCAAGTTCAAGCCCAAATTCTGCAGCCTCAAACTCTAGTTCAAAATACTAACATTCTTCAGCAACAGCCATCTCTTCAAAGCCATCAACTTCCGAGAAACCTTCCTCAGACTTTGCAGCAGCAGCAGAATCAACAGCAGCATATTGTAGGTCAGAACCAACAGCAAAGTGTAATACAAACCCAGTTGCCTGATCAAGTAAACCAACATTTACAAATGTCTGACAATCAGATTCAGATTCAACTGTTGCAGAAGCTTCAACAGCAACAACAATCACTTCTAACACAACAGTCTGTGTTGCAACAACCTAGTCAATTTGCACAGCTGCAAGATCCACAAAGGCAGCTGTTAGAGGCATCCCAGAGCTTTTCAAGGTCCATGCGACCCAACCAATTGTTAGAAATGCCTCAAACAACACCCAATTCACTCCCGCAATCAAATATTATTCAACAGCAGATGACAAAGAATGGCAACCAGACTAATGCTCAGTTCTCCCATATGCCACAGCAACTGAAATTGCAACAACAGCAGCCTGGCATATTGTCTGAAATGCCTGGACATATGGGACTTCCCCCTAGCTCAGGTGTCAATCATTTCTCTACAGTTGGTAGTAGCATATTGACTGCTGCTGCAGGGGCAGGGATTTCTGGGATTACCGAGGAGCTTCCATCTTGTTCAACTTCACCTTCCACAAACAACTGTGCAAATATGGTTCATCGGGTACACCAAAGCACAGCTATAGGAGATGACATGGCTCAGTCTGCTGCTACACTCTTGAGTTCCAATGCCTTAGAAACAATGTCATGTAGTACTAACTTGGTTAAAGATGTGCAACAGAAATCTGATGTTAAGCCTTCAATGAACATTGCCAAGAATCAAAACCAAGGATTCTTTGCCCCGCAAACATACCAAAATGGTGCAACTGCCCAGACAGATTATTTGGATACTTCTTCTTCTACAACTTCAGTTTGTGTTTCTCAGAATGATGTTCATTTGCAGCAGAATAACAATTCGTCTTCTTATAATCCACATTCACTGTTGTTGAGGGACATAAGTCAAGATGGGAAACTCCAGGCAAATCCCAGGAATAATGTTCCATATGGAGCTAACATTGATGGCCAACTGGGAGTTCTAATGAATTCTGACCAAGTGTTGACAAAAAGCATCATAGGTCTGGGGAAGGATCTCCCAAATAATCTTTCTTCAGCGGGTATGATTTCTAACTGTGAAAATTCAAAAGATCCTCAACATGAGCTTTCATCTTCAATGGTTTCCCGGTCATTTGGAGTTCCAGATATGGCATTCAATTCAATTGATTCCACAATCAATGATAGTAGCTTCTTGAACAGAGGTCCTTGGGCCCCTCCCCCACAATTTCAGCGGATGCGTACATATACGAAG GTGTACAAACGCGGAGCTGTGGGGAGGTCTATTGATATAACCCGCTATTCTGGTTATGATGAGCTTAAGCAAGATCTGGCCCGGAGGTTTGGTATAGAGGGACAGTTAGAAGACCGACACAGGATAGGCTGGAAACTTGTTTATGTGGATCATGAGAATGATGTTTTGTTAGTAGGGGATGACCCATGGGA AGAGTTTGTGAACTGTGTTCGCTGCATTAAGATCTTGTCCCCGCAAGAAGTACAGCAGATGAGCTTGGATGGAGATTTTGGGAACTCTGTCCATCCAAATCAAGCATGTAGCAGCTCTGATAATGGCAATGCATAA